Proteins encoded in a region of the Rickettsia tillamookensis genome:
- a CDS encoding replicative DNA helicase, which produces MARNKINNDKNIAANEEADIPIPRVLPSNIQAEQMLIGAILTNNELLNYVSEFLRDEHFFEPIHQKIYNAIEKITEKGLIATPITLRSMLTQDELFQEIEGAEYLAKLITMSMMVINPIDYGKIIYDLAIKRNLINIGEEVVNNAYNSSLEVEAKEQIEHAEAKLYDLASEGLNEKSFTKIGISISESLASINRAMKNNDHVIGISTGLLDLDNKLFGFHNSDLIILAGRPSMGKTAFAINLALNACNNMRLKNIRDNQEVQSVGFFSLEMSSEQLTTRLLSMCAEIDSTSLRTGILGEEKYNRLRKEANTLSELQFFIDDTPALSISAIRTRARRMKRKHNLGILFIDYLQLIRGVSKSENRVSEISEITQGLKAIAKELNIPVIALSQLSRAVELREDKKPMLSDLRESGTIEQDADIVMFIYREEYYLTRKEPAAGDAKHAEWLDKLNKVYNIADIIVAKHRNGPVGNVPLYYDSQFSKFGNLEKRTFNSV; this is translated from the coding sequence ATGGCACGTAATAAAATAAATAATGACAAAAACATAGCTGCTAACGAAGAAGCAGATATTCCTATACCAAGGGTTTTACCTTCAAATATTCAAGCAGAGCAAATGCTAATTGGGGCGATTTTAACCAACAACGAATTACTAAATTACGTATCGGAATTTTTACGTGATGAACATTTTTTTGAGCCTATTCATCAAAAAATCTATAACGCAATTGAAAAAATTACCGAAAAAGGTTTGATAGCTACACCTATTACTTTACGTAGTATGTTAACTCAAGATGAACTATTTCAAGAAATAGAAGGAGCGGAATATTTAGCAAAATTGATAACTATGTCAATGATGGTAATAAATCCGATTGATTACGGTAAAATAATATATGATTTAGCAATAAAGCGTAATTTAATAAATATCGGTGAAGAAGTAGTAAATAATGCCTATAATTCTTCATTAGAAGTTGAAGCAAAGGAACAGATTGAACATGCCGAAGCTAAACTTTACGATTTAGCTAGCGAAGGCTTAAATGAAAAAAGTTTTACCAAAATCGGTATATCTATTTCAGAATCCCTTGCTAGCATCAATAGAGCTATGAAAAATAACGATCACGTAATCGGTATATCTACCGGTTTGCTTGATCTAGATAATAAATTATTCGGCTTTCATAATTCCGATCTTATAATTCTTGCAGGACGTCCATCGATGGGTAAAACAGCATTTGCTATAAACCTTGCACTTAACGCCTGTAATAATATGCGTCTTAAAAATATTAGGGATAATCAAGAAGTTCAGTCGGTAGGTTTTTTCTCTTTAGAAATGTCCTCAGAACAGCTAACCACACGTCTACTTTCAATGTGTGCAGAAATTGATTCTACCTCTCTTCGTACGGGGATTCTAGGTGAAGAAAAATATAACCGTCTTCGCAAAGAAGCAAATACTTTATCGGAATTACAGTTTTTTATCGATGATACCCCTGCTCTATCTATTTCCGCTATAAGAACAAGAGCTAGAAGAATGAAACGCAAGCATAATCTCGGTATATTATTTATCGATTATTTACAATTAATTAGAGGAGTAAGTAAATCTGAAAATAGAGTTAGCGAGATTTCAGAAATAACCCAAGGTTTAAAGGCAATAGCAAAAGAGTTAAATATTCCGGTTATTGCGTTATCTCAGCTTTCGAGAGCGGTAGAACTACGTGAGGATAAAAAACCTATGCTATCCGACCTTAGAGAATCAGGAACTATAGAACAGGATGCTGATATAGTAATGTTTATTTACCGTGAAGAATATTATTTAACAAGAAAAGAACCGGCAGCAGGCGATGCTAAACATGCCGAATGGTTAGATAAGCTCAATAAAGTATATAATATTGCCGATATAATTGTTGCAAAACATCGTAACGGACCGGTTGGAAATGTTCCGCTTTATTATGATAGTCAATTTTCTAAATTTGGTAATTTGGAGAAAAGAACTTTTAATTCTGTTTAA